A genomic region of Janthinobacterium lividum contains the following coding sequences:
- a CDS encoding aldo/keto reductase, which produces MNRVTLNNGISMPVAGYGVFQIPDPAECERSVIDAIAAGYRLIDTAASYMNEAAVGKGIAHSGVAREELFVTSKLWVQDTGYERTRDAIEQSLRRLRLDYLDLFLIHQPFGDVHGSWRAMQDAYRGGKLRAIGVSNFHADRLMDLIAFNDIAPAVNQIEINPFHQQADSVAFMLEHGVQPQAWAPFAEGRNKLFHNELLLGIAARHGRSVGQVVLRWLTHRGIAVLAKTVRRERMAENLAIDDFDLDEADMVAIATLETATSSFFSHRDPAIVQWMAERTLDI; this is translated from the coding sequence ATGAACCGCGTCACCCTGAATAACGGCATCAGCATGCCCGTCGCCGGCTATGGCGTCTTCCAGATTCCCGACCCCGCAGAATGCGAACGCAGCGTGATCGACGCCATCGCCGCCGGCTACCGCCTGATCGACACAGCCGCGTCCTATATGAACGAGGCGGCCGTCGGCAAGGGCATCGCCCACAGCGGCGTGGCGCGCGAAGAGCTGTTCGTCACCAGCAAGCTGTGGGTGCAGGACACGGGCTATGAACGTACGCGCGACGCCATCGAGCAGTCGCTGCGACGCTTGCGGCTCGATTATCTCGACTTATTCCTGATCCATCAGCCGTTTGGCGACGTGCACGGTTCCTGGCGCGCCATGCAGGACGCTTATCGCGGCGGCAAGCTGCGCGCCATTGGCGTCAGCAACTTCCATGCGGACCGCTTGATGGACCTCATCGCCTTCAACGACATCGCGCCCGCCGTCAACCAGATCGAGATCAACCCTTTCCACCAGCAAGCGGACAGCGTGGCTTTCATGCTCGAGCACGGCGTGCAGCCGCAGGCGTGGGCGCCATTCGCCGAGGGCCGCAACAAGCTTTTCCACAATGAGTTGCTGCTGGGCATCGCCGCCAGACACGGCAGGTCCGTGGGCCAGGTCGTCCTGCGCTGGCTCACGCACCGGGGCATCGCCGTGCTGGCCAAGACCGTGCGCCGCGAGCGCATGGCGGAAAACCTGGCCATCGACGATTTCGACCTCGACGAAGCGGACATGGTCGCCATCGCCACCCTGGAAACGGCTACCAGCAGCTTCTTTTCGCACCGCGACCCGGCCATTGTCCAGTGGATGGCCGAACGCACGCTTGATATTTAA
- a CDS encoding aldo/keto reductase: MPTEDTSTGRRGFLLAAGSLAATPLISSAQGQSVQTTVDGRRKLGTLEVSSVGLGVQNMSRTYQTTVPSRPEMHKIIRTAFERGVTFYDAAEAYGPHEVERILGEGMAPFRDQIVIASKFGWDIDLETGERRPGRNSRPAHIKLAVEGMLKRLRTDRIDLLYQHRVDPQVPIEDVAGAVQNLMKEGKVLHWGLSEMGLNTLRRAHAALPVSAVQSEYSMLWRGPEDGVLALCQELGIGFVPWSPLGVGFLAGAIDARTRFADGDIRKIESRFSPENLPHNLALAALVNSWATRKQVTPAQIALAWLMAQRPWIVPIPGTTQMAHMLDNIGAAHVRLTSGEVAELNQAVAAIAIRGARLPDAVLAYSGVEAPLREK; this comes from the coding sequence ATGCCAACAGAAGATACAAGCACGGGCCGCCGCGGCTTCCTGCTGGCGGCCGGCAGCCTGGCCGCCACGCCATTGATCAGCTCGGCGCAAGGCCAGTCGGTGCAAACGACAGTGGACGGGCGCCGCAAGCTGGGCACGCTGGAAGTATCGAGCGTGGGCCTGGGCGTGCAAAACATGAGCCGTACCTACCAGACAACCGTGCCCAGCCGTCCAGAGATGCACAAGATTATCCGCACGGCATTCGAGCGCGGCGTCACCTTCTATGACGCGGCCGAGGCGTATGGCCCGCACGAGGTAGAACGCATCCTCGGCGAAGGCATGGCGCCGTTCCGCGACCAGATCGTCATCGCTTCCAAATTCGGCTGGGATATCGACCTGGAAACGGGCGAGCGGCGTCCGGGCCGCAACAGCCGTCCGGCGCACATCAAGCTGGCCGTGGAAGGCATGCTCAAACGCCTGCGCACGGACCGCATCGACTTGCTGTACCAGCACCGGGTCGACCCGCAAGTGCCGATCGAGGACGTGGCCGGCGCCGTGCAGAACCTCATGAAAGAAGGCAAGGTGCTGCACTGGGGCTTGTCGGAAATGGGCTTGAACACCTTGCGCCGCGCCCATGCGGCCCTGCCCGTCAGTGCCGTGCAAAGCGAATACTCGATGCTGTGGCGGGGGCCGGAAGACGGCGTGCTGGCCCTGTGCCAGGAACTCGGCATTGGCTTCGTGCCGTGGAGCCCGCTGGGCGTGGGCTTCCTGGCAGGCGCCATCGACGCCAGGACGCGCTTTGCCGATGGCGACATCCGCAAGATCGAATCGCGCTTTTCACCGGAAAACCTGCCGCACAACCTGGCGCTGGCGGCCCTGGTGAATAGCTGGGCCACGCGCAAGCAGGTGACACCGGCGCAGATCGCCCTGGCCTGGCTGATGGCGCAGCGGCCGTGGATCGTGCCGATTCCCGGCACCACGCAGATGGCGCACATGCTGGACAATATCGGCGCGGCGCACGTGCGGTTGACGTCGGGAGAAGTGGCCGAGCTGAACCAGGCCGTCGCGGCCATTGCTATCCGGGGCGCGCGCCTGCCCGACGCCGTGCTGGCCTATTCGGGCGTGGAAGCGCCCCTCAGGGAAAAGTGA
- a CDS encoding RNA 2'-phosphotransferase yields the protein MTDHLVNTSKFLSLILRHAPEKIGLALDPQGWADIGQLLALAAQHGRRISLEQLDDVVVHDSKTRYAISDDGLRIRANQGHSLAAVDIALPPTTPPAMLYHGTASRFVEAIRAGGLLPGSRNHVHLSSNHETVVAVGGRHGKPVVLTVDAAAMQAQGHVFYVSDNGVWLTDAVPQTFITFP from the coding sequence ATGACAGATCATTTGGTAAATACCAGCAAATTCCTTTCCCTCATACTGCGCCACGCTCCTGAAAAAATCGGCCTTGCGCTCGATCCCCAAGGCTGGGCCGACATCGGCCAGCTGCTGGCGCTGGCGGCCCAACATGGCCGCCGGATTTCCCTTGAACAATTGGATGACGTGGTGGTGCACGACAGCAAGACGCGCTACGCCATCAGCGATGACGGCTTGCGCATCCGCGCCAACCAGGGCCACTCGCTGGCGGCCGTCGATATCGCCTTGCCGCCCACTACGCCGCCCGCCATGCTGTATCACGGCACGGCCAGCCGCTTTGTCGAGGCGATCCGCGCCGGCGGCCTGCTGCCGGGATCGCGCAACCATGTGCACCTGTCCAGCAACCACGAAACGGTCGTGGCCGTGGGCGGGCGCCATGGCAAGCCCGTCGTGCTGACGGTGGATGCGGCCGCCATGCAGGCGCAGGGCCATGTGTTCTATGTGTCCGACAACGGCGTGTGGCTGACTGACGCCGTGCCGCAGACCTTCATCACTTTTCCCTGA
- a CDS encoding alpha-xenorhabdolysin family binary toxin subunit A has protein sequence MTLFLPSSTLLTPGDNPDGQRFVLASQQWIDLQTRIQAVLALPSDIGEYEQRYGDASSGSQMKECFDAMRKLRQTAERYGSPSSLRAKILHDPNFLANGTRPKNDAFSATVWTVERAHRDAFTLSSTLRSIPEMARHESAADATAGIRSLFLDNGQILDNMQNTIAKIGELIAEFEHIETALDDAQLLMRTFTERSSKTRTELDKEIGALGQKIGELERARDAAYSKWLALTISACIVPAVIGIIGIAIMVILAVPTGGGSFAIGSAVTGGGVALSAAALGAAAGVARGKYDGLVQEVHEQSAFLAKRACYRSDLGALDELMKFSLPASNGILGQLRSVQAAWSASARELGARASDLSVDNLHTGPWLREAEMVKAADGWRTLDNALKAFVTGSFVDANLIGFGASLPPDQPDWQQQLTARLAA, from the coding sequence ATGACATTGTTCCTGCCCTCTTCCACTCTGCTGACACCGGGCGACAATCCGGATGGCCAGCGCTTCGTGCTGGCCTCGCAGCAATGGATCGACCTGCAGACGCGCATACAGGCCGTGCTGGCCCTGCCGTCGGATATCGGCGAATACGAACAGCGCTACGGCGACGCTTCGTCCGGTTCGCAAATGAAGGAATGCTTCGACGCCATGCGCAAGCTGCGCCAGACGGCCGAGCGTTACGGCAGTCCCAGCAGCCTGCGGGCAAAGATCCTGCACGACCCGAATTTCCTGGCCAACGGCACGCGCCCGAAAAACGATGCCTTTTCCGCCACCGTCTGGACCGTGGAGCGGGCGCACCGCGATGCCTTTACGCTGTCGTCGACCTTGCGCAGCATCCCGGAGATGGCGCGCCACGAATCGGCGGCCGACGCCACGGCCGGCATCAGGAGCCTGTTCCTCGACAATGGCCAGATACTCGACAATATGCAGAACACCATCGCGAAAATCGGCGAGTTGATCGCGGAGTTCGAACACATCGAAACAGCGCTGGACGACGCCCAGTTGCTGATGCGCACCTTCACCGAACGCTCATCCAAGACGCGTACTGAACTCGACAAGGAAATCGGCGCCCTGGGACAGAAAATCGGCGAACTGGAGCGCGCGCGCGACGCCGCCTATTCGAAATGGCTGGCATTGACTATTTCCGCCTGCATCGTGCCCGCCGTCATCGGCATCATCGGCATTGCCATCATGGTGATCCTGGCCGTGCCCACGGGCGGCGGCAGCTTTGCCATCGGTTCGGCCGTCACGGGCGGCGGCGTGGCCCTCTCCGCAGCGGCGCTGGGCGCGGCGGCCGGCGTGGCGCGCGGCAAATACGATGGCCTGGTACAGGAAGTGCACGAGCAGAGCGCCTTCCTCGCCAAGCGCGCGTGCTACCGCAGCGACCTGGGCGCGCTCGATGAACTGATGAAATTCTCGCTGCCGGCATCCAACGGCATCCTGGGCCAGTTGCGCAGCGTGCAAGCGGCCTGGAGCGCATCGGCGCGGGAACTGGGCGCGCGCGCCAGCGATTTGAGCGTGGACAACCTGCACACCGGACCATGGCTGCGCGAAGCCGAGATGGTCAAGGCTGCCGATGGCTGGCGCACGCTCGACAACGCCTTGAAGGCGTTTGTTACCGGGTCCTTTGTCGATGCCAACCTGATCGGCTTTGGCGCCAGCTTGCCGCCAGACCAGCCCGACTGGCAGCAGCAACTGACGGCCAGGCTTGCCGCCTGA
- a CDS encoding alpha-xenorhabdolysin family binary toxin subunit A, which yields MSVTAINTAATPSIDPPPGLTTPANPQSGQKSQFALFSDSWIELQAYVGSATELPITKGDFESKYGAVDGSQTVLDCIGAMKSVQNASTEFGNPKSLRAALIKNPGLLATPTPPTEIYTHTVWLGQRVHDTSTKLVSGYQSVLDELPGLPPKEQVENLKAYLFDQTMGPIPLAQKMSAEVAALIKKLGLFEQKMNEYNSKLQAFTSSSSTMIANVNRTIGGLETKIVELEKLRDAAYKAWRDFTIAAVTASVGCALIGGLLAPFTGGVSLLVGGAAAIAAGVGLGIKAAQNRAAYNEYCTQISSQTQELQKKQRLRSDLGDFNTQMARVGPAMSKFLGNLQTVEGVWVQMNTDMITLGNSITESNVGSMPFLVKAKAKLAIDSWQAIDDSAKQFTVQSLVDYDNLAFGQHLSENQRAA from the coding sequence ATGAGTGTTACCGCTATTAATACCGCCGCCACGCCATCGATCGACCCGCCGCCAGGCTTGACCACGCCGGCCAATCCCCAATCCGGACAAAAGAGCCAGTTTGCCCTGTTCAGCGATAGCTGGATCGAATTGCAAGCCTATGTGGGCTCGGCCACCGAATTGCCCATCACCAAAGGCGATTTCGAAAGCAAGTACGGCGCCGTCGATGGCTCGCAGACGGTACTCGATTGCATCGGCGCAATGAAAAGCGTGCAAAACGCCTCCACCGAATTCGGCAACCCGAAAAGCCTGCGCGCGGCCCTGATCAAGAATCCCGGCCTGCTGGCCACGCCGACGCCGCCGACGGAAATCTACACGCACACAGTATGGCTGGGCCAGCGCGTGCATGACACCTCGACCAAGCTGGTGAGCGGCTATCAAAGCGTGCTGGATGAACTGCCGGGCCTGCCGCCCAAGGAACAGGTGGAGAACCTGAAAGCCTATCTGTTCGACCAGACCATGGGGCCGATACCGCTGGCGCAAAAAATGTCGGCCGAAGTGGCGGCACTGATCAAGAAGCTGGGTCTGTTCGAACAGAAAATGAATGAATACAACAGCAAGCTGCAGGCATTTACCAGCAGTTCGTCGACGATGATCGCTAATGTCAACCGCACCATCGGCGGCCTGGAAACGAAGATCGTGGAGCTGGAGAAACTGCGCGATGCCGCCTACAAGGCCTGGCGCGACTTCACCATCGCCGCCGTCACGGCCTCCGTCGGCTGCGCGCTGATCGGCGGCCTGCTGGCGCCGTTCACGGGCGGCGTCTCGCTGCTGGTGGGCGGCGCAGCCGCCATCGCCGCCGGCGTCGGGCTGGGCATCAAGGCGGCGCAGAACCGCGCCGCCTACAACGAATATTGCACGCAGATCAGCAGCCAGACGCAGGAATTGCAAAAGAAACAGCGGCTGCGCAGCGACCTGGGCGACTTCAACACGCAGATGGCGCGCGTGGGACCGGCCATGTCCAAATTCCTCGGCAACCTGCAAACGGTGGAAGGCGTGTGGGTGCAGATGAATACGGACATGATCACGCTGGGCAACAGCATCACGGAATCGAACGTGGGCAGCATGCCTTTCCTCGTCAAGGCGAAAGCCAAGCTGGCCATCGATTCCTGGCAAGCCATCGATGACAGCGCCAAGCAGTTCACCGTGCAATCGCTGGTCGACTACGACAACCTCGCATTCGGCCAGCACCTGTCGGAAAACCAGCGCGCCGCTTGA
- a CDS encoding TonB-dependent receptor, with protein MQSRKIPLALAWLAIQASAWAQPPAAAVPDAVANEARTVRVTGHYDNAVGTSDAASQGVITSELIVNRPALRTGELLEFVPGLIVTQHSGDGKANQYFLRGFNLDHGTDFATHVDGMPVNMRTHAHGQGYSDLNFLIPELVQRIDYKKGPYFASEGDFSSAGSARIRLADKLPEGQASVSVGQHGYVRGVVADSFAAGQGTLLYGLEVNRNNGPWDVPERVRKYSGVLRYSQGTPDNGFSVTAMAYKNGWNATDQVPLRAVASGRIGRFGSLAPSDGGDTSRTSLSYAMRQRTQNRLFELDAYLIRSQLELNSDFTYFLANPDAGDQFQQSERRTVAGVNAGESWTTELFGLSLRNKLGVQARYDRLSPVGLYNTVERMRQGTLREDRVREASIGLYGENTVQWLPWLRSVAGLRYDAYRFKVDSSIAGNSGTANDHVVSPKLSLILGPWSKTEFFVNYGKGFHSNDARGTTQTRLADGAASTPVTPLVPSKGMELGARTEWLPGLQSSLALWRLDIASELLFVGDAGETEPSRASRRHGIEWNNHYIAAPWLLFDLDLAASRSRYTENDPAGNFIPGSIDKVASFGVTVTDQGPWSGAFQLRYFGPRPLIEDNSVRSASTTLAYARVAYQLNRKTRLSLDVFNLFNKRASDIDYYYASRLPGEGADEVNDRHFHPVEPRSARLTLSYAF; from the coding sequence ATGCAATCAAGGAAAATCCCTTTGGCATTGGCCTGGCTGGCCATCCAGGCCAGCGCATGGGCGCAGCCGCCTGCCGCCGCGGTGCCCGATGCCGTTGCCAATGAGGCGCGCACCGTACGCGTGACGGGCCACTACGACAACGCCGTCGGCACGTCGGACGCGGCCAGCCAGGGCGTCATCACCAGCGAACTGATCGTCAACCGGCCCGCCTTGCGCACGGGAGAGCTGCTGGAATTCGTGCCGGGATTGATCGTTACCCAGCACAGCGGCGACGGCAAGGCCAACCAGTATTTCCTGCGCGGTTTTAACCTCGACCACGGGACGGATTTCGCCACGCATGTCGATGGCATGCCCGTCAACATGCGCACGCATGCCCATGGACAGGGTTATTCCGACCTCAATTTCCTCATTCCCGAGCTGGTGCAGCGCATCGACTACAAGAAGGGGCCGTATTTCGCCAGCGAAGGTGATTTTTCCTCGGCAGGCAGCGCGCGCATCCGCCTGGCCGACAAATTGCCGGAGGGCCAGGCCAGCGTGTCCGTCGGCCAGCATGGCTATGTGCGCGGCGTCGTGGCCGATTCCTTTGCAGCAGGACAAGGCACCTTGCTGTACGGCCTGGAAGTCAACCGTAACAACGGCCCCTGGGATGTGCCGGAAAGGGTGCGCAAATATAGCGGCGTGCTGCGCTACAGCCAGGGCACGCCGGACAACGGTTTCAGTGTGACGGCGATGGCGTACAAGAATGGCTGGAACGCCACCGACCAGGTGCCGCTGCGCGCCGTGGCATCGGGCCGGATCGGCCGTTTCGGCTCGCTGGCGCCCAGCGACGGCGGCGACACCTCGCGCACCAGCCTGTCCTACGCCATGCGCCAGCGCACGCAGAACCGCTTGTTCGAGCTGGACGCTTACCTGATCCGTTCACAGCTGGAACTCAACAGCGATTTCACCTACTTCCTGGCCAATCCGGACGCCGGCGACCAGTTCCAGCAAAGCGAGCGGCGCACGGTGGCCGGCGTGAATGCCGGCGAAAGCTGGACCACGGAGCTGTTCGGCCTTTCCCTGCGCAACAAGCTCGGCGTGCAGGCGCGCTACGACAGGCTGTCGCCCGTGGGCTTGTACAACACGGTGGAGCGCATGCGGCAAGGCACGCTGCGCGAAGACCGCGTGCGCGAGGCCAGCATCGGCCTGTATGGCGAAAACACGGTGCAGTGGCTGCCCTGGCTGCGTTCGGTGGCGGGCTTGCGCTACGACGCCTACCGTTTCAAAGTCGACAGCAGCATAGCCGGCAACAGCGGCACGGCGAACGACCATGTGGTGTCGCCCAAGCTGTCCCTGATCCTGGGGCCATGGAGCAAGACGGAATTTTTCGTGAACTATGGAAAAGGTTTTCATAGCAACGATGCACGCGGCACGACGCAGACGCGCCTGGCCGATGGCGCAGCGTCCACGCCCGTCACGCCCCTGGTGCCGAGCAAAGGCATGGAACTGGGCGCGCGCACGGAATGGCTGCCGGGCCTGCAAAGCTCGCTGGCCCTGTGGCGCCTCGATATCGCGTCGGAACTGCTGTTCGTGGGCGATGCGGGCGAAACGGAGCCGAGCCGCGCCAGCCGCCGCCACGGCATCGAGTGGAACAACCATTATATTGCCGCGCCGTGGCTGCTGTTCGACCTGGACCTGGCCGCCTCGCGCTCGCGCTATACGGAAAATGATCCGGCTGGCAATTTCATTCCGGGCTCAATCGACAAGGTGGCCTCGTTTGGCGTGACGGTGACGGACCAGGGGCCGTGGTCGGGCGCCTTCCAGCTGCGCTATTTTGGCCCCCGTCCCTTGATCGAGGACAATAGCGTGCGCTCCGCCTCGACCACCTTGGCGTATGCGCGCGTGGCATACCAGCTCAACCGCAAGACGCGGCTGTCGCTCGACGTGTTCAACCTGTTCAACAAGCGCGCCAGCGACATCGATTACTACTATGCGTCGCGCCTGCCCGGCGAGGGGGCGGACGAGGTGAATGACCGGCATTTTCATCCGGTCGAGCCCCGATCCGCGCGCCTGACCTTGTCATATGCGTTCTGA
- a CDS encoding TonB-dependent siderophore receptor, which translates to MPPRLTAPAHKLRPFPLAAAIQALFLAGAAVGTLAVTAPAARAQMLETAQAKRPYAIPAGPLERALTTFASAAGVELSADAALLQGKRSGGLAGSYNVRQGFEELLRGQGVRVVVGANGAYALRAETAPARTPAQASATLPAITINATAERETATGPVRGYVARRAGSATKTDTALNENPQSVSLVTADEISDRNAESLDETLRYTAGVTPNQRPLGSDDSSLLRGFTIETNGILQDGLRNSGRTFGASIEPYGLERLEVLRGPASVLYGQIPPGGMINAVSKRPSMDAVREVGIEYGSYQRRQLKADVGGALDAPGAWTYRVVMLGREADTRLDRDRDNRLYFAPSLTWQAGPATRLTVLARYEQDNQQYAFPNQLLQPGPRGQVDPRLNLMGDDNRFKRRNTMLGYEFEHRFNDTWSLRQNLRYTRLKNDRTDMFPLGLNDDGTVERYFMPVDTASKSLFADTQLQARFATGGLAHQVLLGVDYANIRNTDDYRHQKGFIEPIDLYQPVYDKQPLVPAQAPTRADAPSRQLGLYAQDQLKWDRWVVTAGLRRDKATQSRDVTDLHSGAVKPDFHQSPSATTGRVGAVYLFDGGWAPYVCYATSFSPELGITANGDALKPSRGKQFEAGVRYEPVGQRASYTAAVFDLVRDNVTTSDIGNPGRLQQTGQVGSRGVELEARTEFASRLSLIAQYTYLDTEVRASNNGDLGLQQAGAPRHSASAWARQSFNLGTALPAYAALGMRFLGAMRSNSDGENLNIRNGGLTQWDAALGVSRGPWQFALNVNNVLNKQTLYDCGYLPNLCYRNAERTANVSAMYRF; encoded by the coding sequence ATGCCCCCTCGCCTGACCGCACCCGCGCACAAGCTGCGTCCGTTTCCCCTCGCCGCCGCCATCCAGGCCCTGTTCCTGGCGGGCGCCGCCGTGGGTACCCTGGCCGTCACGGCGCCAGCCGCCCGCGCCCAGATGCTGGAGACTGCGCAAGCCAAGCGCCCCTACGCGATCCCCGCCGGTCCGCTGGAGAGGGCCCTGACCACGTTCGCCAGCGCGGCCGGCGTGGAACTGTCGGCCGACGCGGCCCTGTTGCAGGGCAAGCGCAGCGGCGGCCTGGCGGGCAGCTACAACGTGCGCCAGGGTTTCGAGGAACTGCTGCGCGGCCAGGGCGTGCGTGTGGTCGTTGGGGCGAATGGCGCGTATGCGCTGCGGGCGGAGACGGCACCGGCACGCACGCCGGCCCAGGCCAGCGCCACCCTGCCCGCCATCACCATCAATGCCACGGCCGAACGCGAAACGGCGACAGGTCCCGTGCGCGGCTATGTGGCGCGGCGCGCCGGCTCGGCCACCAAGACGGATACGGCCCTGAATGAAAACCCGCAATCCGTGTCCCTCGTCACGGCCGATGAAATCAGCGACCGCAACGCCGAATCGCTCGACGAGACCCTGCGCTACACGGCCGGCGTGACGCCGAACCAGCGCCCGCTGGGCAGCGACGATTCCTCGCTGCTGCGCGGCTTCACCATCGAAACGAACGGCATCCTGCAGGATGGCTTGCGCAATTCGGGCCGCACCTTTGGCGCCTCGATCGAACCGTATGGCCTGGAACGCCTGGAAGTGCTGCGCGGCCCCGCGTCCGTGCTGTACGGGCAGATTCCGCCGGGCGGCATGATCAACGCCGTCAGCAAGCGTCCCAGCATGGATGCCGTGCGCGAGGTGGGGATTGAGTACGGCAGCTACCAGCGCCGCCAGCTGAAAGCCGACGTGGGCGGCGCGCTCGACGCGCCAGGCGCCTGGACATACAGGGTCGTCATGCTGGGCCGCGAAGCGGACACGCGGCTGGACCGCGACCGCGACAACCGCCTGTACTTCGCCCCCTCGCTCACCTGGCAGGCGGGACCCGCCACGCGTTTGACCGTGCTGGCCCGCTACGAGCAGGACAACCAGCAGTACGCGTTTCCCAATCAGCTGCTGCAGCCAGGCCCGCGCGGCCAGGTCGACCCGCGTCTCAACCTGATGGGCGACGATAACCGCTTCAAGCGCCGCAACACCATGCTGGGCTACGAGTTCGAGCACAGATTCAACGACACCTGGTCGCTGCGCCAGAACCTGCGCTACACGCGCCTGAAGAACGACCGCACGGACATGTTTCCCCTGGGCCTGAATGACGATGGCACGGTGGAGCGCTATTTCATGCCCGTCGATACGGCGTCGAAAAGCCTGTTCGCCGACACCCAGCTGCAGGCGCGGTTTGCCACGGGCGGCCTGGCGCACCAGGTGCTGCTGGGCGTCGATTATGCGAATATCCGCAACACGGACGACTACCGCCACCAGAAGGGTTTTATCGAGCCGATCGACCTGTACCAGCCCGTGTATGACAAGCAGCCACTGGTCCCGGCCCAAGCGCCCACGCGCGCCGATGCGCCGTCGCGCCAGCTGGGCCTGTATGCGCAGGATCAATTGAAATGGGACCGCTGGGTCGTCACGGCTGGCCTGCGCCGCGACAAGGCCACGCAGTCGCGCGACGTCACCGACCTCCATAGCGGCGCCGTCAAACCGGACTTCCACCAGTCGCCATCGGCCACCACGGGCCGCGTAGGCGCCGTCTACCTGTTCGATGGCGGCTGGGCGCCGTACGTCTGCTACGCCACCTCGTTCTCGCCCGAACTGGGCATCACGGCCAACGGCGACGCCTTGAAGCCGTCGCGCGGCAAGCAGTTCGAAGCGGGCGTACGCTACGAACCCGTGGGCCAGCGCGCCAGCTATACGGCCGCCGTCTTCGACCTGGTGCGCGACAACGTCACCACCTCCGACATCGGCAACCCGGGCCGTTTGCAGCAAACGGGCCAGGTAGGCTCGCGCGGCGTGGAACTGGAAGCGCGCACGGAGTTCGCCAGCCGCCTGAGCCTGATCGCGCAATACACCTACCTCGATACGGAAGTCAGGGCGAGCAATAACGGCGACCTGGGCTTGCAGCAAGCGGGCGCGCCGCGCCACAGCGCCTCGGCGTGGGCGCGCCAGTCGTTCAACCTGGGCACGGCACTGCCCGCATATGCGGCGCTGGGCATGCGCTTTCTCGGCGCCATGCGCTCGAACTCCGATGGCGAGAACCTGAATATCCGCAACGGCGGCCTGACGCAGTGGGACGCGGCGCTGGGCGTGTCGCGCGGACCGTGGCAGTTTGCCCTCAACGTCAACAATGTGCTCAACAAGCAGACCCTGTATGACTGCGGCTACCTGCCGAACCTGTGCTACCGCAATGCCGAACGCACGGCCAACGTCAGCGCCATGTACCGTTTCTGA
- a CDS encoding PepSY-associated TM helix domain-containing protein, whose amino-acid sequence MPSLHMRPVLAALHRYAGLLMAGFLIVAGVTGSLLAWKDELEAAMLPAVFRVAPPTPGTVPLDALQLRESVAARFPQAQVSYAPLSAPPGHSMVFYLRPGDASPLASNEVFVDPYTGALLGQRRWGEIGQGAINLLPFIERLHYALALGDTGLLVFGLIAIVWTVDCFIGAALTFPARLKKRSPGTKPWLLRWRPSWLLRRHGGSYKLVFDLHRAGGLWLWAMLLVFAWSGVAFNLYGVYAAVMQPLFPHQGAEDIVARHAPSPGTPMDWPAARAQGRLLMGELARRHAFTILEENALACERELGVYSYHVRSSRDVRAHKGLTTVFFDAASGRQLAAWLPTGAASGDTIRSWISALHMASMWGWPFKMFICAMGLLVAGLSVTGVLIWRRKRQGQARARALIH is encoded by the coding sequence ATGCCATCGCTGCACATGCGCCCCGTCCTGGCGGCGCTGCACCGCTACGCAGGCTTGCTGATGGCCGGCTTCCTCATCGTCGCCGGCGTGACGGGCAGCCTGCTCGCGTGGAAGGATGAACTGGAGGCGGCCATGCTGCCCGCCGTCTTCCGCGTGGCGCCGCCAACGCCGGGCACCGTGCCGCTCGACGCCTTGCAGCTGCGCGAGTCGGTCGCCGCGCGCTTCCCGCAAGCGCAGGTCAGCTACGCGCCCCTGTCGGCGCCGCCCGGCCACAGCATGGTGTTTTACCTGCGCCCGGGCGATGCATCACCGCTGGCCAGCAATGAAGTGTTTGTCGATCCCTACACGGGCGCGCTGCTTGGCCAGCGCCGCTGGGGCGAGATCGGCCAGGGCGCCATCAATCTGCTGCCCTTCATCGAGCGCCTGCATTACGCGCTGGCGCTGGGCGACACGGGCTTGCTGGTGTTCGGCCTGATCGCCATCGTCTGGACGGTCGACTGCTTCATCGGTGCCGCCCTGACCTTCCCCGCGCGCCTGAAGAAACGCTCGCCGGGCACGAAACCGTGGCTGCTGCGCTGGCGTCCGTCCTGGCTACTGCGCCGCCACGGCGGCAGCTATAAGCTGGTATTCGACCTGCACCGCGCGGGCGGCCTGTGGCTGTGGGCCATGCTGCTGGTGTTTGCCTGGAGCGGCGTCGCCTTCAACCTGTACGGCGTGTATGCGGCCGTGATGCAGCCGCTGTTCCCGCACCAGGGAGCCGAGGACATCGTCGCGCGGCATGCGCCGTCACCAGGGACGCCGATGGACTGGCCAGCCGCGCGCGCGCAGGGCCGCCTGTTGATGGGCGAATTGGCGCGCCGGCACGCGTTCACCATCCTCGAAGAAAACGCGCTGGCCTGCGAGCGCGAGCTGGGCGTGTACAGCTATCACGTGCGCAGCAGCCGCGACGTGCGCGCCCACAAGGGCCTCACCACCGTCTTTTTCGACGCGGCCAGCGGCCGGCAGCTGGCCGCCTGGCTGCCCACGGGCGCGGCCAGCGGCGACACCATCCGCAGCTGGATCAGCGCCCTGCACATGGCCTCGATGTGGGGCTGGCCTTTTAAAATGTTCATCTGCGCCATGGGCCTGCTGGTGGCGGGCCTGAGCGTGACGGGCGTGCTGATCTGGCGCCGCAAGCGCCAGGGGCAAGCCAGGGCCAGGGCCCTCATTCATTAG